The DNA window TAGTGATAGGTTGCGTAGTTTGATAGCTAAAATGTATTCTGAAGACGGCATTAGCCTTGACAAAGACAATGTTTTGATCACAAATGGTGCGATTGGCGCTAACTTTCTGGTTGCCTATGCTTTAGCAGGTCCAGGGGATCATATAATTTCTGTTGCTCCAACCTATCAGCAATTGTTCAGTGTTCCAAAAATGTTTGGTGCAGAAGTTTCGTTATTGCAATTAAAGGAGGAAGATGGGTTCACACCTAATTTAAATGACTTGAAAGGATTGATTAGACCAAacacaaaatatattataatcaacAATCCTAACAATCCTTTGGGCAGTGTTATCGAGAATtctttgttgaaaaaaattgttgacATTGCTAGACTGCATGATATCCATATTTTATGCGATGAGGTTTATAGACCATTGTTTCATTCTTGCGAAACTCCCTTTTCCATTACTTCAATTTACGGCAAAGGAATATCTACTTGCTCTATGTCAAAAGCTTTTTCTATGGCTGGAACAAGATTAGGTTGGATTGTTTCTCAGGACAAAAGTTTGCTAAGTGCTTGTGCAAGCAGAAGAGATTACAATACTATATCGATTTCGGTGATTGATGATTATATAGCCACTTATGTTTTATCCAATAAGGAtgcaattttaaaacataatATAGAATTATGTAGGGGAAATTTAGAGTTTTTAACTAACTGGATTGACGATAACAAAGACATTGTTGAGTTTTACAATGTTCCAAGGGGTGGATCGGTTTGTTTGGTtaagttgaaaaatattccTAACTGTTATGATTTCTCGAGTTGGTTGGCTAAAACTTGTAAAGTTTTGGTTGTTCCTGGTATAACTTTTGGTGTACCAGGAACTATTCGTATTGGTTATGGTAATGCAAGAAAAGACTTGGAGGCTGCATTACCTATTTTATCAAAGGCTATTAAAAAGTGGCAAAACTTAAATAGAAGTTAGAATTATGTATGTTAATGGTGCGATtggtatatattttgaGTATCATGTATCCTAGTAATAATATGcgtaattttttgttgatttaataaagtttttaaacttttttatttattaatttgtaaTCACATTATATTGAATAAATAGTTCACCTAGTTGGCAAATGGGATTATTCATGTTATGTGATATACCTACTGATGTGAGCATACACcatcttaatttttttaacttatgTGAGGAGGCCACTCATATAATTTATACATATCTTTATATAtcttataaataaatagtgttatatataatattaaaaaaaaaaaaaaaaaaaaagaacatttAAGC is part of the Saccharomycodes ludwigii strain NBRC 1722 chromosome III, whole genome shotgun sequence genome and encodes:
- a CDS encoding uncharacterized protein (similar to Saccharomyces cerevisiae YJL060W | BNA3 | Biosynthesis of Nicotinic Acid), giving the protein MPHQEDFEVERYMDDHENIVEYNIAETCCSSLSLNEVAEISGNKFEFDYNMKFVYGAIKGSDRLRSLIAKMYSEDGISLDKDNVLITNGAIGANFLVAYALAGPGDHIISVAPTYQQLFSVPKMFGAEVSLLQLKEEDGFTPNLNDLKGLIRPNTKYIIINNPNNPLGSVIENSLLKKIVDIARLHDIHILCDEVYRPLFHSCETPFSITSIYGKGISTCSMSKAFSMAGTRLGWIVSQDKSLLSACASRRDYNTISISVIDDYIATYVLSNKDAILKHNIELCRGNLEFLTNWIDDNKDIVEFYNVPRGGSVCLVKLKNIPNCYDFSSWLAKTCKVLVVPGITFGVPGTIRIGYGNARKDLEAALPILSKAIKKWQNLNRS